In one window of Chryseobacterium phocaeense DNA:
- a CDS encoding DUF3857 domain-containing protein: protein MMKKNYGTLPEVSVYALRKVFCSLKKNNFFKFNTAICIVLFNLFSAQHQFLSPPDVNEDDMKKTGSLIEKSAPAEILYNSVRYNFLTNGMVEKEYYSKIKIYDKKNAEEWLNLEIPLFSDDKLEKYQAKLYRLVDNKVEKVSIDKKDQLKENFTKGLKIYKLAIPNVLDGSVIEYSYKILTKNIANLNYFLEYNVPVVYQEYNLEYPDARFAYHFDHTGTIMTPKYNASTTEERLGGMYKIFRFGYENIKAMSKEKFVKNADRYRGKIKPELKRYSGSYFNYYDYQSWNEVAEQLDKNDDFGGFLKNNVPDLLPEKIKTGYNAEEKADRIFNFVKDNYKWNREYAVLASQNLKQLTKTKAGNSAEINLLLIMLLRNAGIEANPLLISTVNNGILNIASPGLRSVNFLLASVKINNQIYLYDATSFNSKANLLPDRDWNDFGILIEKNKGTYLSYANTNISKKEQVIKASLDIENSTVKGTFLQKDYGMFAIESYDEFEVNKDKFNQSFAYTYNIDTKEVNSKLLDDGNFESQMNFSGNSLIDVVGNKLIINPVLFLNKKSESFDQTEARKWQIDFISAFEKEKKIELVVPEGYKVVSLPKNKKMTTDDKEISYEYKVENNDNKIMISSKLNVGSQNYPKEYYPFFKEIWKGISDFENQVITLEKK, encoded by the coding sequence ATGATGAAAAAAAATTACGGAACTCTCCCCGAGGTTTCAGTATATGCTCTAAGAAAAGTATTCTGTAGCTTGAAAAAAAATAATTTTTTCAAATTTAATACGGCAATATGTATTGTTCTTTTTAATCTGTTTTCCGCACAGCATCAGTTTCTTTCTCCACCGGATGTTAATGAAGATGATATGAAAAAAACAGGTTCCCTGATAGAAAAATCTGCACCTGCAGAAATTCTGTATAACTCTGTCCGATATAATTTCCTTACCAATGGAATGGTAGAAAAAGAATATTATTCAAAAATCAAGATATATGATAAAAAGAATGCAGAGGAATGGCTGAATTTAGAGATTCCTCTGTTTTCTGATGATAAACTGGAAAAGTATCAAGCAAAACTATATAGATTAGTGGATAATAAAGTAGAGAAGGTTTCAATTGATAAAAAAGATCAGCTCAAAGAGAATTTTACAAAAGGCTTAAAAATTTATAAACTTGCCATCCCTAATGTTCTGGATGGATCAGTTATAGAATACAGCTATAAAATACTTACTAAAAATATCGCTAATCTGAATTATTTCCTTGAATATAATGTTCCTGTGGTATATCAGGAATATAATCTGGAATACCCGGACGCCCGTTTTGCGTATCATTTTGATCATACGGGAACTATTATGACTCCAAAATACAATGCTTCCACCACGGAGGAACGTTTGGGTGGTATGTACAAAATATTCCGTTTTGGGTATGAGAATATAAAAGCCATGTCAAAAGAAAAGTTTGTAAAGAATGCAGACCGTTACCGCGGAAAAATAAAGCCGGAATTAAAAAGATATTCAGGAAGCTATTTTAATTATTATGATTATCAGAGCTGGAACGAAGTTGCAGAACAGCTTGATAAAAATGATGATTTCGGAGGTTTTTTAAAAAATAATGTCCCTGATCTGCTTCCCGAAAAAATAAAGACGGGTTACAACGCGGAGGAAAAGGCAGACAGAATCTTCAATTTTGTAAAGGATAATTATAAATGGAACCGGGAATATGCTGTATTGGCCTCGCAAAATCTAAAGCAGCTCACAAAAACAAAAGCGGGAAATAGTGCAGAAATTAATCTTCTTCTGATTATGCTTTTAAGAAATGCCGGAATTGAAGCTAATCCACTTTTAATTTCTACTGTAAACAATGGAATATTGAATATAGCTTCACCAGGTCTCAGGAGTGTAAATTTTCTTCTGGCATCTGTTAAAATCAATAATCAGATCTATTTATATGATGCCACTTCTTTTAATTCCAAGGCTAATCTTCTGCCGGATCGGGACTGGAATGATTTCGGAATTTTAATAGAAAAAAATAAAGGAACATATTTGTCTTATGCCAATACGAATATCAGCAAGAAGGAACAGGTAATCAAAGCCAGTTTAGACATAGAAAATTCTACCGTAAAAGGTACATTTTTGCAGAAAGATTATGGAATGTTTGCCATAGAATCCTATGATGAATTTGAGGTGAATAAGGATAAATTTAACCAGTCTTTCGCTTACACTTACAATATAGACACTAAGGAGGTAAATTCTAAACTTCTTGATGACGGTAATTTTGAATCTCAAATGAATTTTTCCGGAAACAGTTTAATAGATGTTGTTGGGAATAAACTCATTATAAACCCTGTTTTATTCCTGAATAAAAAAAGTGAATCCTTTGACCAGACCGAAGCCAGGAAATGGCAGATTGATTTTATATCCGCGTTTGAAAAAGAAAAAAAGATAGAACTGGTGGTTCCCGAGGGTTATAAAGTGGTAAGCCTTCCTAAAAATAAAAAAATGACTACAGACGATAAGGAAATTTCTTATGAGTACAAGGTGGAAAATAATGATAATAAAATAATGATCAGTTCAAAGCTGAATGTTGGAAGCCAGAATTATCCTAAAGAGTATTATCCTTTCTTCAAAGAAATATGGAAGGGCATATCTGATTTTGAAAACCAGGTCATTACGCTGGAAAAAAAATAA
- the lysS gene encoding lysine--tRNA ligase yields the protein MQLSEQEIIRREKLNKLTEMGINAFPAEEYIITDTTESIKQDFSENKQVKIAGRLMSRRIQGKASFAELQDSKGKIQVYFNRDEICPGEDKELYNEVYKHLLDIGDIIGIEGTLFTTQVGEMTILVKNFTLLTKSLRPLPQAKTDENGVVHDGFNDPELRYRQRYVDLMVNPNVKEVFVKRTKLYNAMRTFFNEAGYFEVETPILQSIPGGAAARPFITHHNSLDIPLYLRIANELYLKRLIVGGFDGVYEFSKNFRNEGMDRTHNPEFTVMEIYVAYKDYNWMMDFTERLLEFCATQVNGSSEAKFGEHQISFKAPFARVSMTEAIIKYTGFDITGKTEQELFDFAKSIGIDVNETMGKGKLIDEIFGEKCEGNFIQPTFITDYPVEMSPLTKKHRSHEGLTERFELMVCGKEIANAYSELNDPIDQRERFESQLALSERGDDEAMFIDQDFLRALEYGMPPTAGMGIGMDRLIMFLTDNASIQEVLFFPQMRPEKTVPQIELGEDEKVILEILNSQEEPFTLAEVKDRSQLSGKKWDKASKTLTKNNLVKVEKIDEVLLMKLA from the coding sequence ATGCAATTATCAGAACAAGAAATCATTAGAAGAGAAAAGCTGAACAAGCTTACTGAAATGGGAATTAATGCATTCCCGGCGGAAGAGTATATCATTACAGATACTACAGAATCTATAAAACAGGATTTTTCTGAGAATAAACAGGTGAAGATCGCTGGTAGATTGATGTCCCGCAGAATTCAGGGGAAGGCTTCTTTTGCAGAATTGCAGGACTCTAAAGGTAAGATCCAGGTGTATTTTAACAGGGATGAGATCTGCCCGGGTGAAGACAAGGAATTATACAATGAAGTATACAAGCACCTTTTGGATATCGGGGATATTATCGGTATTGAAGGAACTTTATTTACCACCCAGGTAGGGGAAATGACGATTTTAGTAAAAAACTTTACGCTTCTTACAAAATCTTTGCGTCCATTACCGCAGGCTAAAACTGATGAGAACGGAGTAGTGCATGACGGATTCAATGATCCGGAATTAAGATACAGACAGCGTTATGTTGACCTTATGGTAAATCCCAATGTAAAGGAGGTTTTCGTTAAAAGAACCAAACTTTACAATGCGATGAGAACGTTCTTCAATGAGGCAGGATATTTTGAGGTGGAAACACCCATACTTCAATCTATTCCTGGAGGAGCAGCTGCGAGACCGTTCATTACTCACCATAATTCTTTAGATATTCCTTTATATTTAAGAATTGCTAACGAATTATATCTGAAAAGACTGATTGTAGGTGGTTTTGACGGAGTGTATGAATTCTCAAAGAACTTCAGAAATGAAGGTATGGACAGAACCCATAATCCTGAGTTTACCGTAATGGAAATCTATGTAGCCTATAAAGACTACAACTGGATGATGGATTTTACTGAAAGATTACTGGAATTCTGTGCGACTCAGGTTAATGGATCTTCGGAAGCAAAATTTGGTGAACACCAGATCAGTTTCAAAGCCCCTTTTGCAAGAGTATCTATGACAGAGGCCATTATAAAATATACAGGTTTCGATATCACAGGTAAAACGGAGCAGGAATTATTTGATTTTGCAAAGTCTATTGGAATTGACGTGAATGAAACGATGGGTAAAGGAAAATTAATTGATGAGATCTTCGGTGAAAAATGTGAAGGAAACTTCATCCAGCCGACTTTCATTACGGATTATCCTGTTGAAATGTCTCCATTAACTAAAAAACACAGAAGCCATGAAGGTCTGACAGAGCGTTTTGAATTAATGGTTTGCGGAAAAGAAATCGCTAATGCCTATTCGGAGCTTAATGATCCTATTGATCAGAGAGAGCGTTTTGAATCTCAGCTGGCGTTATCAGAAAGAGGGGATGATGAGGCGATGTTCATCGACCAGGATTTCTTAAGAGCATTGGAATACGGAATGCCGCCAACCGCAGGAATGGGAATTGGGATGGACAGACTGATCATGTTCCTTACAGACAATGCATCCATCCAGGAGGTACTATTCTTCCCTCAGATGAGACCGGAAAAAACGGTTCCTCAGATTGAGCTGGGCGAGGATGAGAAAGTAATCCTTGAGATCCTTAATTCCCAGGAAGAGCCATTTACACTGGCAGAAGTAAAAGACAGAAGCCAGCTTTCCGGTAAGAAATGGGATAAGGCCTCTAAAACTTTGACTAAAAATAATTTAGTGAAGGTGGAGAAAATTGACGAGGTTCTTTTGATGAAGTTAGCATAA
- a CDS encoding c-type cytochrome, whose protein sequence is MKKFLLAGAIGFLILSCSKKENTGVPAVASETSAVSEPSKTNLSGDQIIETLDCSGCHSVNERMIGPSYKEIAEKYSEKDIELLASKIIEGGSGVWGGVPMAAHPQVSKEDAKKMVEYILSQKK, encoded by the coding sequence ATGAAAAAATTCCTTTTGGCAGGAGCTATAGGATTTTTAATCCTTTCCTGTTCTAAAAAAGAAAATACGGGGGTACCTGCTGTGGCTTCTGAAACATCCGCTGTTTCGGAGCCGTCAAAAACTAATCTTTCCGGTGATCAGATCATCGAAACATTAGACTGTTCAGGCTGCCATTCCGTAAATGAGAGAATGATAGGACCTTCTTATAAGGAAATCGCAGAAAAATATTCTGAAAAGGATATTGAGCTGCTGGCTTCCAAGATTATAGAAGGCGGAAGCGGAGTTTGGGGAGGCGTTCCGATGGCTGCCCATCCACAGGTGTCTAAAGAAGACGCCAAAAAAATGGTAGAATATATTCTGAGTCAGAAAAAATAA
- the gyrB gene encoding DNA topoisomerase (ATP-hydrolyzing) subunit B, translating to MSQKQYTASSIQALEGMEHVRMRPSMYIGDVGVRGLHHLVYEVVDNSIDEALAGYCDTIFVSIKEGNGIEVSDNGRGIPVDFHEKEQKSALEVVMTKIGAGGKFDKDSYKVSGGLHGVGVSCVNALSNEMVTTVYRDGNVYQQIYSRGKAQTGVEEIGHSDQRGTKQFFQPDDSIFTELVYNYDTLANRLRELSFLNRGITITLTDEREVLEDGSFKTEVFYSEGGLKEFVAHIDGNRESIMESVIFMEGERDDIPVEVAMRYNTSFSENLHSYVNNINTHEGGTHLAGFRRALTRTLKKYADDLGIPQKEKVEITGDDFREGLTAVISVKVMEPQFEGQTKTKLGNSEVSGAVDKIVGEMLTNFLEENPGEAKTIVQKVVLAAKARQAAKKAREMVQRKSPMGGSGLPGKLSDCSSKDPAESELFLVEGDSAGGTAKQGRDRHFQAILPLRGKILNVEKSMLHKVYDNEEIKNIYTALGVSVGTEEDSKALNMAKLRYHKIVIMTDADIDGSHISTLILTFFFRFMKELIENGYIYIAQPPLYLLKKGNKKVYAYNEKEREEFTLEMAPDGKGVEVQRYKGLGEMNPEQLWETTLNPEHRILKQVTIDNAVEADSIFSMLMGDEVPPRREFIEKNAKYAKIDA from the coding sequence ATGAGTCAGAAACAATATACAGCTAGTAGTATTCAGGCATTGGAAGGAATGGAGCACGTACGTATGCGTCCTTCAATGTACATTGGTGATGTAGGAGTAAGAGGTCTTCATCACTTGGTTTATGAAGTAGTAGATAACTCTATTGATGAAGCGTTGGCAGGATACTGCGATACCATCTTCGTCAGCATTAAAGAAGGAAACGGAATTGAAGTTAGCGATAACGGTAGAGGTATTCCGGTAGATTTCCACGAAAAAGAACAAAAATCTGCTCTTGAGGTTGTAATGACAAAAATCGGGGCAGGAGGAAAATTCGATAAAGATTCTTACAAAGTTTCCGGAGGACTCCATGGAGTTGGGGTTTCGTGTGTGAATGCACTTTCCAATGAAATGGTAACTACCGTTTACAGAGACGGTAATGTATACCAGCAGATCTATTCCAGAGGAAAAGCACAGACAGGAGTGGAAGAAATAGGTCACAGTGATCAGAGAGGAACCAAGCAGTTCTTCCAGCCGGATGACAGTATTTTTACAGAACTGGTGTACAACTATGACACACTGGCGAACCGTTTAAGAGAGCTTTCTTTCCTTAACAGAGGGATTACCATCACCCTTACCGACGAAAGAGAAGTACTGGAAGACGGATCTTTTAAAACAGAAGTGTTTTATTCCGAAGGAGGATTAAAAGAGTTTGTTGCCCATATTGACGGAAACCGTGAATCGATCATGGAAAGTGTGATCTTTATGGAGGGAGAAAGAGATGATATCCCGGTGGAAGTAGCGATGCGTTATAATACGTCATTTAGCGAAAACCTTCACTCTTACGTTAATAATATCAACACCCATGAAGGAGGAACCCACCTTGCCGGTTTCAGACGTGCTTTAACCAGAACCCTGAAGAAATATGCTGATGATCTGGGTATTCCGCAAAAAGAAAAAGTAGAAATCACCGGAGATGACTTCCGTGAAGGATTAACAGCCGTGATTTCTGTAAAAGTAATGGAACCTCAGTTTGAAGGACAGACCAAAACAAAACTAGGTAACTCCGAAGTTTCCGGTGCGGTAGATAAAATTGTAGGGGAAATGCTGACTAACTTCCTTGAGGAAAATCCTGGTGAAGCAAAAACCATTGTTCAGAAAGTTGTTTTAGCGGCAAAAGCAAGACAGGCAGCTAAGAAAGCCCGTGAAATGGTTCAGAGAAAATCGCCGATGGGTGGTTCTGGGCTTCCGGGTAAATTATCCGACTGTTCATCAAAAGATCCTGCAGAGTCTGAATTATTCCTGGTAGAGGGTGATTCCGCAGGTGGGACAGCCAAGCAAGGAAGAGACAGACACTTCCAGGCTATTCTACCATTGAGAGGTAAGATCCTGAACGTTGAAAAGTCTATGCTTCATAAAGTGTATGATAATGAGGAAATCAAGAACATTTATACCGCTCTTGGTGTTTCAGTAGGAACCGAAGAAGACAGTAAAGCCTTAAATATGGCGAAGCTGAGATATCACAAAATCGTTATTATGACCGATGCTGATATTGACGGATCCCACATCTCTACACTGATCCTTACATTCTTCTTCAGATTTATGAAAGAACTGATTGAGAACGGATATATCTATATCGCTCAGCCGCCTTTATATTTATTGAAGAAGGGAAATAAGAAAGTATATGCTTACAATGAGAAAGAACGTGAAGAGTTTACCCTGGAAATGGCTCCGGACGGAAAAGGGGTAGAAGTTCAGCGTTATAAAGGTCTTGGAGAGATGAATCCTGAGCAGCTTTGGGAAACTACACTTAATCCTGAACATAGAATCTTAAAGCAGGTAACGATTGATAATGCAGTGGAAGCAGATAGCATATTTTCAATGTTAATGGGGGATGAGGTTCCCCCAAGAAGGGAATTTATCGAGAAGAATGCAAAATATGCTAAGATTGATGCATAA
- a CDS encoding cytochrome ubiquinol oxidase subunit I, translating into MDDFIAARAQMALSLGFHIIFACVGMVMPFLMAFAHWKYLKTNNEMYKGLTKAWSKGVAILFATGAVSGTMLSFELGLLWPGFMKHAGPIFGMPFSLEGTAFFIEAIAMGFFLYGWEKFNKWFHWFCGFLVGLSGLASGILVVAANAWMNSPTGFDYINGQYLNIDPIKAMFNDAWFPQALHMTVAAFCATGFAVAGVHAFLIMRKKNVEFHTKAFRIAAGFALIGAFGAPLSGDVAAKSVAERQPIKLAAMEAHFETEKGASFVLGGIPDEEKGEVKYAVKIPKVLSFLVSNDFNHEVKGLKDFPRDEWPPVAVVHYAFQIMIFFGVVMICIGAVYLYAFFFKKEWLSKNWLLKTFLIATPFGYIALEAGWTVTEVGRQPWIIYGIMRTADAVTPMPGIQYSFYFFTAIFVSLSLILIFLLRRQIQMVPRLYDPTDAQFNNKNKKS; encoded by the coding sequence ATGGATGATTTTATTGCAGCCCGTGCGCAGATGGCTCTGTCGCTGGGTTTTCATATCATTTTCGCATGTGTGGGAATGGTAATGCCCTTCCTGATGGCCTTCGCCCACTGGAAATATCTTAAGACCAACAATGAAATGTATAAAGGTCTCACCAAAGCCTGGAGCAAGGGAGTTGCCATCCTGTTTGCAACGGGCGCTGTTTCCGGAACCATGCTGTCATTTGAACTTGGTCTTCTGTGGCCGGGATTTATGAAGCACGCCGGACCGATTTTCGGAATGCCGTTTTCTCTTGAGGGAACAGCATTTTTTATTGAAGCAATCGCGATGGGGTTCTTTTTATATGGATGGGAAAAATTCAATAAATGGTTCCATTGGTTTTGCGGATTCCTGGTAGGCTTAAGCGGGCTTGCGTCAGGCATACTTGTCGTTGCGGCTAATGCCTGGATGAATTCACCTACAGGTTTTGATTATATTAACGGACAATATCTCAATATAGATCCTATTAAAGCGATGTTCAACGATGCGTGGTTTCCCCAGGCGCTTCATATGACGGTTGCTGCGTTCTGTGCCACAGGATTTGCAGTGGCTGGCGTACATGCTTTTTTAATTATGAGGAAAAAGAATGTGGAATTCCATACAAAGGCATTCAGGATTGCTGCAGGATTCGCATTAATAGGCGCTTTTGGGGCTCCTCTGAGCGGTGATGTGGCTGCTAAATCTGTCGCAGAAAGACAACCTATTAAACTGGCAGCGATGGAAGCTCATTTTGAAACTGAAAAAGGAGCATCCTTCGTATTGGGTGGTATTCCCGATGAAGAAAAGGGTGAAGTAAAATATGCAGTGAAGATCCCTAAGGTATTAAGTTTTCTGGTCAGCAATGATTTTAATCATGAAGTGAAAGGGCTTAAAGATTTCCCGCGGGATGAGTGGCCTCCGGTAGCGGTTGTTCATTATGCTTTTCAGATTATGATCTTTTTCGGAGTGGTGATGATCTGTATTGGGGCTGTATATCTGTACGCCTTCTTCTTCAAAAAAGAATGGCTGAGCAAAAACTGGCTTTTAAAAACATTCCTGATCGCCACTCCTTTCGGGTATATTGCCCTGGAAGCCGGATGGACGGTTACCGAAGTGGGAAGACAGCCCTGGATTATTTACGGGATCATGAGAACGGCAGATGCGGTGACGCCTATGCCGGGAATACAATACTCATTCTACTTTTTCACTGCTATTTTCGTATCATTATCGCTGATCCTGATCTTCCTGCTGAGACGGCAGATCCAGATGGTGCCAAGACTGTATGATCCTACCGATGCTCAGTTTAACAATAAAAACAAAAAATCATGA
- a CDS encoding DUF5684 domain-containing protein — MLTLLQTDPYDGADAMTGAAAAGLGIGTMIFGLVIYLFYGYCMYKIFQKAGRQDAWAAFIPIYNMIVLLDIVKKPIWWFILFFIPLVNLFASWVVNDRLAKAFGKETPLYTILLFFFGFIFVPVLAFGSEKYDSSRIPND, encoded by the coding sequence ATGTTAACTCTTTTACAAACAGACCCTTATGACGGGGCGGATGCAATGACTGGTGCAGCGGCAGCCGGACTGGGAATTGGTACCATGATCTTCGGATTGGTGATTTATTTATTTTATGGATACTGTATGTATAAAATATTTCAAAAAGCCGGAAGACAAGATGCCTGGGCCGCTTTTATCCCTATCTACAATATGATTGTACTGCTTGATATCGTTAAAAAACCAATCTGGTGGTTCATTTTATTCTTTATTCCGCTCGTGAACCTCTTTGCTTCATGGGTGGTGAACGACAGGCTGGCTAAGGCTTTTGGTAAAGAAACCCCGCTTTATACCATTCTGTTATTTTTCTTCGGTTTTATTTTCGTTCCCGTTCTTGCTTTCGGCAGTGAGAAGTACGACAGCAGCAGGATTCCAAATGATTAA
- a CDS encoding cytochrome d ubiquinol oxidase subunit II, with product MIYVVIGFLWLSICLYIILGGADFGAGIVELFTHKKARHKTKEIMYESIAPVWEANHMWLIIAIVILFVGFPGIYTTMSTYLHIPLVLMLLGIIARGTAFTFRHYDAVKDNWQVLYTQIFYYASLLTPFFLGLIAAATVSHSINPDAVGFLDLYVFSWLNWFGVSVGLFTVALCAYMASIFSLRETRDKADLTLMIRKSQQTMIFVVITGILVFLAAYLSDIPLLMWVFSKPLGIMAISFATIALFLILRAMNTRKLLPVRALAGFQMVMILIAATYQHNPDIILLGNGQHLSLLEHMAPEKTIAALGWALILGSVFILPFLFYLMASFSKLKK from the coding sequence ATGATTTACGTTGTTATAGGTTTTCTTTGGCTTTCCATCTGTCTTTATATTATTTTGGGCGGTGCAGATTTTGGAGCCGGAATTGTGGAGCTTTTCACCCATAAAAAAGCCCGTCACAAAACAAAAGAGATCATGTATGAATCCATTGCACCGGTCTGGGAGGCCAATCATATGTGGCTCATCATTGCCATTGTGATTCTTTTTGTAGGATTTCCCGGAATTTACACCACCATGTCTACCTACCTCCATATTCCTCTGGTTTTAATGCTTCTGGGAATTATTGCAAGGGGAACAGCTTTCACTTTCAGACATTACGATGCGGTAAAAGACAACTGGCAGGTTTTATACACCCAGATATTTTACTATGCCAGTCTGCTGACTCCGTTTTTCTTAGGACTGATTGCTGCTGCAACGGTATCCCATTCCATCAACCCTGATGCTGTCGGATTTTTAGACCTGTATGTGTTCAGCTGGCTAAACTGGTTCGGGGTATCTGTAGGCTTGTTTACTGTGGCGCTTTGTGCTTATATGGCCTCTATATTTTCATTAAGAGAAACCAGGGATAAAGCTGACCTGACGCTTATGATCAGAAAATCCCAGCAGACTATGATTTTCGTAGTCATTACAGGAATATTGGTATTTTTAGCCGCTTATCTCTCTGATATTCCCCTGCTGATGTGGGTCTTTTCAAAACCTTTGGGAATTATGGCTATTTCTTTTGCTACGATTGCGCTTTTCCTGATCCTTCGTGCGATGAATACCCGGAAACTGCTTCCTGTACGGGCATTAGCTGGATTCCAGATGGTGATGATCCTGATTGCAGCCACCTATCAGCACAATCCTGATATTATTCTGCTTGGAAACGGACAGCATTTATCATTATTAGAACATATGGCTCCGGAAAAAACGATTGCTGCTTTGGGCTGGGCCCTGATACTGGGTTCTGTGTTTATCCTGCCGTTTTTGTTTTATCTGATGGCTTCATTCAGTAAGCTGAAAAAATAA
- the rlmF gene encoding 23S rRNA (adenine(1618)-N(6))-methyltransferase RlmF: protein MSAEKSSLHARNLHRDPYNFDQLISCVPELKHYVFINSYQTATINFSIPEAVKLLNKALLQHFYNIKNWDIPKTNLCPPIPGRADYIHYIADLLAEDMQGIPEGDSVSGLDIGTGANLVYPLLAHRSYGWKMLGTDINRDSLENAQHILDHNPDLLHEIQLKQQPDSHHIFKNIIGSGERFSFSMCNPPFHDSEESAMKGNIRKTKNINKSKVKKPLLNFGGQQSELWCEGGELAFISKMIEESAQYSSQVLWFTCLVSKKDNLYKLTTLLKKVKALEIKTIDMAQGQKISRILAWTFIPEKNRKGQW from the coding sequence ATGTCTGCCGAAAAATCCAGTCTGCACGCAAGAAATCTGCATCGTGATCCTTATAATTTTGATCAGCTGATTTCTTGTGTGCCGGAACTGAAACATTATGTGTTCATCAATTCTTACCAGACTGCAACCATTAATTTCAGTATTCCTGAAGCGGTTAAGCTCCTTAATAAAGCTCTGCTGCAGCATTTTTATAATATCAAAAACTGGGATATTCCCAAAACAAATCTTTGTCCTCCTATTCCCGGACGGGCAGATTACATCCATTATATTGCCGATCTTTTAGCTGAAGATATGCAGGGAATTCCTGAAGGGGATTCTGTGTCAGGTTTGGATATCGGGACAGGAGCCAATCTTGTTTATCCTTTACTTGCTCACAGGTCCTACGGATGGAAAATGCTGGGAACAGATATCAACCGTGATTCTTTGGAAAATGCACAGCATATTTTAGATCACAATCCGGATTTATTGCATGAAATTCAATTAAAACAGCAACCGGATTCTCATCATATCTTCAAAAATATAATTGGTTCCGGAGAGCGGTTTAGTTTTTCCATGTGCAATCCTCCCTTTCATGATTCAGAAGAGTCTGCAATGAAAGGAAATATCAGAAAAACAAAAAATATTAATAAATCAAAAGTGAAGAAGCCTTTGCTTAATTTTGGCGGCCAGCAGTCGGAATTATGGTGTGAGGGCGGTGAACTGGCTTTTATTTCAAAAATGATTGAGGAAAGTGCTCAGTATTCCTCACAGGTTCTTTGGTTTACCTGCCTGGTTTCTAAAAAAGACAATCTGTATAAATTGACGACGCTTTTAAAAAAGGTCAAAGCCTTGGAAATTAAAACTATTGATATGGCTCAGGGACAGAAAATCAGCAGGATACTTGCCTGGACTTTTATTCCTGAAAAGAACCGTAAAGGTCAATGGTGA
- a CDS encoding OmpA family protein, giving the protein MKLISFLILLLPYAGIDAQMLTSVYFEHNSSELNARSKEKLDSLALLKTNLTFRIYGNCDPSGSTEYNNNLSERRANVVHQYLQGQVGDNIKLVNSVGLGEEKQINDNTTDELRGKNRRVDVFIEKKFSRGEKISRRILPSFFDTRISRMKVKDTFSLPDVNFIGNRHVWLPNGDTKLARLLTVLKENPTLEIELQGHICCDYENFDGEDIDLGTFNLSWTRANAIKEFLEKQGINPSRIKATGLGHLNPAVYPELTESDQVRNRRVELVLIKK; this is encoded by the coding sequence ATGAAACTCATTTCCTTCCTTATTTTGCTTCTCCCGTATGCGGGGATTGATGCGCAAATGCTCACTTCTGTTTATTTTGAGCATAACAGTTCGGAATTGAATGCAAGATCTAAGGAGAAGCTGGATAGCCTCGCTCTGTTAAAAACCAACCTTACCTTCAGGATCTATGGGAATTGTGATCCTTCGGGAAGTACAGAATACAATAACAATTTGTCAGAGCGGCGGGCTAATGTGGTTCATCAATACTTGCAGGGACAAGTAGGGGATAATATAAAACTTGTGAATTCGGTAGGTTTAGGTGAAGAAAAGCAGATTAATGATAATACTACAGACGAGTTGCGTGGAAAGAACCGGAGAGTAGATGTTTTTATAGAAAAGAAATTTTCCCGGGGAGAAAAAATAAGCAGAAGAATTCTTCCGAGCTTTTTTGATACCAGAATTTCCCGGATGAAAGTGAAAGATACCTTTTCACTGCCTGATGTCAATTTTATTGGAAACCGTCATGTCTGGCTTCCCAATGGTGATACAAAGCTTGCCCGGCTTTTAACAGTATTAAAGGAAAATCCGACCCTTGAAATTGAATTACAGGGACACATTTGCTGCGATTATGAGAATTTTGATGGGGAAGATATTGACCTGGGAACTTTTAATCTTTCCTGGACAAGAGCCAATGCGATCAAAGAATTTCTGGAAAAGCAGGGAATAAATCCTTCACGAATAAAAGCAACGGGTCTTGGTCACCTTAATCCGGCAGTGTACCCTGAGCTTACAGAATCGGATCAGGTAAGAAACAGAAGAGTTGAACTCGTCTTGATCAAAAAATGA